A window of the Streptomyces albireticuli genome harbors these coding sequences:
- a CDS encoding dihydroorotase — protein MSKILIRGAKVLGGEPQDVLIDGETIAEVGTGLSAEGAQVIEADGKILLPGLVDLHTHLREPGREDSETVLTGTRAAAGGGFTAVFAMANTFPVADTAGVVEQVWRLGKESGYCDVQPIGAVTVGLEGKQLSELGAMHESAAGVTVFSDDGKCVDDAVIMRRALEYVKAFGGVVAQHAQEPRLTEGAQMNEGVVSAELGLGGWPAVAEESVIARDVLLAEHVGSRVHICHLSTAGSVEIVRWAKSRGIDVTAEVTPHHLLLTDDLVRSYNPVYKVNPPLRTERDVMALREALADGTIDIVATDHAPHPHEDKDCEWAAAAMGMVGLETALSVVQHTMVETGLLDWAGVADRMSATPARIGSLPGHGRPIAPGEPANLTLVDSAYRGVVDPAGFASRSRNTPYEGRELPGRVTHTFLRGRATVVDGKLA, from the coding sequence ATGTCCAAGATCCTGATCCGTGGTGCGAAGGTCCTCGGCGGCGAGCCGCAGGACGTCCTGATCGACGGCGAGACCATCGCCGAGGTGGGCACCGGCCTCTCCGCCGAGGGCGCCCAGGTGATCGAGGCCGACGGCAAGATCCTGCTGCCCGGCCTGGTCGACCTGCACACCCACCTGCGCGAGCCCGGCCGCGAGGACTCCGAGACCGTCCTCACCGGCACCCGCGCCGCCGCCGGCGGCGGCTTCACCGCCGTCTTCGCGATGGCCAACACCTTCCCCGTGGCCGACACCGCCGGCGTCGTCGAGCAGGTCTGGCGCCTGGGCAAGGAGTCCGGCTACTGCGACGTGCAGCCCATCGGCGCCGTCACCGTCGGCCTGGAGGGCAAGCAGCTCTCCGAGCTCGGCGCCATGCACGAGTCCGCCGCCGGGGTCACCGTCTTCTCCGACGACGGCAAGTGCGTCGACGACGCCGTGATCATGCGCCGCGCCCTGGAGTACGTGAAGGCGTTCGGCGGCGTCGTCGCCCAGCACGCCCAGGAGCCCCGCCTCACCGAGGGCGCCCAGATGAACGAGGGCGTCGTCTCCGCCGAGCTGGGCCTCGGCGGCTGGCCCGCCGTCGCCGAGGAGTCGGTCATCGCCCGCGATGTCCTCCTCGCCGAGCACGTCGGCTCCCGGGTGCACATCTGCCACCTCTCCACGGCCGGCTCCGTCGAGATCGTCCGCTGGGCCAAGTCCCGCGGCATCGACGTCACCGCCGAGGTCACCCCGCACCACCTGCTCCTCACCGACGACCTGGTCCGCTCGTACAACCCCGTCTACAAGGTGAACCCGCCGCTGCGCACCGAGCGCGACGTCATGGCGCTGCGCGAGGCGCTGGCCGACGGCACGATCGACATCGTCGCCACCGACCACGCCCCGCACCCGCACGAGGACAAGGACTGCGAGTGGGCCGCGGCCGCCATGGGCATGGTCGGCCTGGAGACCGCGCTCTCCGTCGTCCAGCACACGATGGTCGAGACCGGGCTGCTGGACTGGGCCGGCGTCGCCGACCGGATGTCCGCCACCCCCGCCCGCATCGGCAGCCTCCCCGGCCACGGCCGCCCCATCGCTCCCGGGGAGCCCGCCAACCTCACGCTGGTCGATTCGGCTTACCGTGGTGTCGTGGACCCCGCGGGCTTCGCCTCCCGCAGCCGGAACACCCCTTACGAGGGGCGAGAGCTGCCGGGTCGCGTCACCCACACCTTCCTGCGGGGCCGCGCGACGGTCGTGGACGGGAAACTGGCGTGA
- the carA gene encoding glutamine-hydrolyzing carbamoyl-phosphate synthase small subunit has product MTTSTRGAAHAPAVLVLEDGRMFRGRAYGAVGVTFGEAVFSTGMTGYQETLTDPSYHRQVVVMTAPHVGNTGVNDEDPESQRIWVAGYVVRDPARMPSNWRSRRSLDEELVKQGVVGISGIDTRALTRHLRERGAMRVGIFSGNSLPDEGTMLAEVRQAPEMQGADLSAEVATKETYVVPAIGAKKFTVAAIDLGIKGMTPHRMAERGIEVHVLPATATLDDVYAVNPDGVFFSNGPGDPATADHPVSVMRGVLERKTPLFGICFGNQILGRALGFGTYKLKYGHRGINQPVQDRTTGKVEVTAHNHGFAVDAPLDAPTDTPYGRVEVSHVCLNDNVVEGLQLLDQPAFSVQYHPEAAAGPHDAAYLFDRFVTLMEGQRA; this is encoded by the coding sequence ATGACGACCTCCACCAGGGGAGCCGCGCACGCTCCCGCCGTACTCGTCCTGGAGGACGGCCGGATGTTCCGCGGCCGCGCCTACGGGGCCGTGGGGGTGACCTTCGGCGAGGCGGTGTTCTCCACCGGCATGACCGGCTACCAGGAGACCCTGACCGACCCCTCGTACCACCGCCAGGTGGTCGTCATGACCGCCCCGCACGTCGGCAACACCGGCGTGAACGACGAGGACCCCGAGTCCCAGCGGATCTGGGTCGCCGGCTACGTCGTCCGCGACCCCGCCCGGATGCCCTCCAACTGGCGCTCGCGCCGCTCCCTCGACGAGGAGCTGGTCAAGCAGGGCGTCGTCGGCATCAGCGGCATCGACACCCGCGCCCTCACCCGCCACCTGCGCGAGCGCGGCGCCATGCGCGTCGGCATCTTCTCCGGCAACAGCCTGCCCGACGAGGGCACGATGCTCGCCGAGGTCCGCCAGGCCCCCGAGATGCAGGGCGCCGACCTCTCCGCCGAGGTCGCCACCAAGGAGACCTACGTGGTCCCCGCGATCGGCGCGAAGAAGTTCACCGTCGCCGCGATCGACCTCGGCATCAAGGGCATGACCCCGCACCGGATGGCCGAGCGCGGCATCGAGGTGCACGTGCTGCCCGCCACGGCGACGCTCGACGACGTCTACGCCGTCAACCCCGACGGCGTGTTCTTCTCCAACGGCCCCGGCGACCCCGCCACCGCCGACCACCCCGTCTCCGTGATGCGCGGGGTGCTGGAGCGGAAGACCCCGCTCTTCGGCATCTGCTTCGGCAACCAGATCCTGGGCCGCGCCCTCGGCTTCGGCACCTACAAGCTGAAGTACGGCCACCGCGGCATCAACCAGCCCGTGCAGGACCGCACGACCGGCAAGGTCGAGGTCACCGCGCACAACCACGGCTTCGCCGTCGACGCCCCGCTCGACGCGCCGACCGACACGCCCTACGGCCGGGTGGAGGTCTCCCACGTGTGTCTCAACGACAACGTGGTGGAAGGCCTCCAGCTGCTCGACCAGCCGGCTTTCAGCGTCCAGTACCACCCCGAAGCAGCGGCGGGCCCGCACGACGCCGCCTACCTGTTCGACCGCTTCGTGACCCTGATGGAGGGCCAGCGTGCCTAA